One Odontesthes bonariensis isolate fOdoBon6 chromosome 17, fOdoBon6.hap1, whole genome shotgun sequence genomic window carries:
- the slc38a6 gene encoding putative sodium-coupled neutral amino acid transporter 6 isoform X1, whose amino-acid sequence MSINGHAHADLYRERTSRDTEGGETTPLLGNGSVQTRATGASFTSSVFNLMNAIMGSGILGLAYAMASTGIVGFSILLVLVSSLALYSIHLLLKLCDQTGINSYEDLGGKALHKPGKVLVGIAILIQNIGDGPSPRTTESRGDCSSAVISGMAEWITAVPSGMSSYLFILKSELPAAINSFLSPEDTGNAWYDDGKLLLILVTVCIVLPLSMSPKIGFLSYTSSLAFLFMLYFAVVVVVKKWSIPCPLPHNVTTLSGTFKISNFSESECTPKLFVISIKSAYAIPTMAFSFLCHTAVLPIYCELERPTKARMQKVSNISIGLSFLLYFISALFGYLTFYNHVDSELLLGYDAYLPRDIMVMTVRLAVLIAVLLTVPLIHFPARKAAILLLFGGRSFSWLIHIISTLTILSVVLILAIFVPDISNVFGVVGSTMSSCLLFVFPGIFYLKISGQPLRSVDSIGAILLVVFGLIMGVMSLCVIIVTWVKSS is encoded by the exons ATGAGTATCAACGGGCACGCGCACGCAGACCTTTACAGAGAACGTACCTCCAGGGACACAGAAGGCGGCGAGACGACACCTTTATTAGGAAAT GGATCAGTGCAAACCAGAGCCACAGGAGCCTCCTTCACCTCATCTGTGTTCAACCTGATGAATGCTATCATGGGCAGCGGTATACTGGGTCTCGCTTATGCCATGGCTAGCACGGGAATTGTTGGTTTTAG CATTCTGTTGGTGCTGGTGTCCAGTCTGGCATTGTACTCTATACATCTTCTTCTGAAGCTTTGTGaccaaacag GTATCAACTCGTATGAAGACCTTGGAGGGAAAGCATTGCACAAACCAGGAAAA GTTCTGGTTGGAATTGCAATTCTCATCCAAAATATTGGTG ACGGACCTTCCCCTCGGACAACTGAGAGCCGAGGCGATTGCTCCTCTGCCGTCATTAGTGGCATGGCTGAGTGGATTACTGCCGTGCCCTCTG GCATGTCATCATATTTGTTCATCTTGAAGTCGGAGCTTCCTGCAGCCATCAACAGCTTCCTGAGCCCAGAAGACACAGG aaacGCCTGGTATGACGATGGCAAGTTGCTTCTGATCCTAGTTACAGTTTGCATTGTTCTGCCTCTATCAATGTCGCCCAAAATTG GCTTCCTTAGCTACACCAGCAGTCTTGCCTTCCTGTTCATGCTGTACTTTGCTGTTGTG GTCGTGGTCAAGAAATGGTCCATCCCATGTCCACTACCTCATAATGTCACGACCCTCTCAGGCACTTTCAAG ATATCAAATTTCTCTGAGTCAGAATGTACGCCAAAACTCTTTGTCATCTCCATCAAG AGTGCCTATGCCATCCCTACCATGGCTTTCTCCTTTCTGTGCCACACGGCTGTCCTGCCGATCTACTGCGAACTGGAACG ACCGACAAAGGCCAGGATGCAGAAAGTCTCAAACATCAGTATtggcctcagcttcctgctttaCTTCATCTCTGCACTTTTTGGCTACCTCACTTTCTACA ATCATGTGGACTCGGAGCTGTTGCTTGGTTACGATGCATACTTGCCACGGGACATCATGGTGATGACGGTTCGGTTGGCAGTCCTCATCGCTGTGCTGCTGACTGTACCACTTATACACTTCCCT GCCCGTAAGGCTGCGATTTTGCTGCTGTTTGGAGGACGCAGCTTCTCCTGGCTGATCCACATCATCTCAACGCTTACCATCCTGAGCGTGGTGCTAATCCTGGCCATCTTTGTGCCCGACATAAGCAATGTGTTTGGAGTAGTTG GATCAACAATGTCCAGCTGCctgctgtttgtttttccagGCATCTTCTACCTCAAGATCAGTGGCCAGCCCCTCAGATCCGTCGATTCCATTGGG GCAATACTTCTCGTGGTCTTTGGGTTGATCATGGGTGTCATGAGTCTCTGTGTCATCATCGTCACATGGGTGAAGAGCTCCTAG
- the slc38a6 gene encoding putative sodium-coupled neutral amino acid transporter 6 isoform X2, which produces MSINGHAHADLYRERTSRDTEGGETTPLLGNGSVQTRATGASFTSSVFNLMNAIMGSGILGLAYAMASTGIVGFSILLVLVSSLALYSIHLLLKLCDQTGINSYEDLGGKALHKPGKVLVGIAILIQNIGGMSSYLFILKSELPAAINSFLSPEDTGNAWYDDGKLLLILVTVCIVLPLSMSPKIGFLSYTSSLAFLFMLYFAVVVVVKKWSIPCPLPHNVTTLSGTFKISNFSESECTPKLFVISIKSAYAIPTMAFSFLCHTAVLPIYCELERPTKARMQKVSNISIGLSFLLYFISALFGYLTFYNHVDSELLLGYDAYLPRDIMVMTVRLAVLIAVLLTVPLIHFPARKAAILLLFGGRSFSWLIHIISTLTILSVVLILAIFVPDISNVFGVVGSTMSSCLLFVFPGIFYLKISGQPLRSVDSIGAILLVVFGLIMGVMSLCVIIVTWVKSS; this is translated from the exons ATGAGTATCAACGGGCACGCGCACGCAGACCTTTACAGAGAACGTACCTCCAGGGACACAGAAGGCGGCGAGACGACACCTTTATTAGGAAAT GGATCAGTGCAAACCAGAGCCACAGGAGCCTCCTTCACCTCATCTGTGTTCAACCTGATGAATGCTATCATGGGCAGCGGTATACTGGGTCTCGCTTATGCCATGGCTAGCACGGGAATTGTTGGTTTTAG CATTCTGTTGGTGCTGGTGTCCAGTCTGGCATTGTACTCTATACATCTTCTTCTGAAGCTTTGTGaccaaacag GTATCAACTCGTATGAAGACCTTGGAGGGAAAGCATTGCACAAACCAGGAAAA GTTCTGGTTGGAATTGCAATTCTCATCCAAAATATTGGTG GCATGTCATCATATTTGTTCATCTTGAAGTCGGAGCTTCCTGCAGCCATCAACAGCTTCCTGAGCCCAGAAGACACAGG aaacGCCTGGTATGACGATGGCAAGTTGCTTCTGATCCTAGTTACAGTTTGCATTGTTCTGCCTCTATCAATGTCGCCCAAAATTG GCTTCCTTAGCTACACCAGCAGTCTTGCCTTCCTGTTCATGCTGTACTTTGCTGTTGTG GTCGTGGTCAAGAAATGGTCCATCCCATGTCCACTACCTCATAATGTCACGACCCTCTCAGGCACTTTCAAG ATATCAAATTTCTCTGAGTCAGAATGTACGCCAAAACTCTTTGTCATCTCCATCAAG AGTGCCTATGCCATCCCTACCATGGCTTTCTCCTTTCTGTGCCACACGGCTGTCCTGCCGATCTACTGCGAACTGGAACG ACCGACAAAGGCCAGGATGCAGAAAGTCTCAAACATCAGTATtggcctcagcttcctgctttaCTTCATCTCTGCACTTTTTGGCTACCTCACTTTCTACA ATCATGTGGACTCGGAGCTGTTGCTTGGTTACGATGCATACTTGCCACGGGACATCATGGTGATGACGGTTCGGTTGGCAGTCCTCATCGCTGTGCTGCTGACTGTACCACTTATACACTTCCCT GCCCGTAAGGCTGCGATTTTGCTGCTGTTTGGAGGACGCAGCTTCTCCTGGCTGATCCACATCATCTCAACGCTTACCATCCTGAGCGTGGTGCTAATCCTGGCCATCTTTGTGCCCGACATAAGCAATGTGTTTGGAGTAGTTG GATCAACAATGTCCAGCTGCctgctgtttgtttttccagGCATCTTCTACCTCAAGATCAGTGGCCAGCCCCTCAGATCCGTCGATTCCATTGGG GCAATACTTCTCGTGGTCTTTGGGTTGATCATGGGTGTCATGAGTCTCTGTGTCATCATCGTCACATGGGTGAAGAGCTCCTAG